The genomic interval TTGGCTCCGAGCGCATTTGCCCAGCATGAACCCACGCAGATTTACCCGACAACTTGTCGGCAACAGCCTCACTTGTGAGAACCATTGCACAAGCGCCATCAGAGGATGGGCAGGTTTCTAAATACCGAACGGGGTCCCATAACATCGGCGACTTCTCAACAGCTTCCATGCTGATGTCGGGCATATGTAAATGCGCATTGGGATTTTTTAGAGCATTTGTCCGGTCCTTGACCGCAACCATTCTGCCAACATGCTCTGGGGCATCACTGCGGCCCATGTAAGCACGAATCAAAGGGGCGAAGTAACCGCCCGCCCCGGCCATCATCGGAGGCTGAAAAGGTATCGTTGGAGAAAGAGCCCACATCGCGTCGCTTTCACTTTGTTTCTCAAAAGCAACGGTAAGAACGCGCTCATGCTGGCCCGATTGAATCAAGCTGGTCGCAACGAGAGCGGTTGAGCCCCCAACGCTGCCTGCCGTATGAACACGGATCATCGGCTTACCAACTGCTCCGAGAGCATCTGCCAAATAAAGCTCTGGCATCATGACGCCCTCAAACATGTCTGGCGCCTTGCCCAGAACCACGGCGTCGATGTCTTGCCAGGTCATGCCCGCATCTGCGAGAGCTCGCTTCGCTGCCTCGCGAACCAAGCCAGCGATGGAGACATCTCCACGGCATGCTTCATGTTTGGTTTGGCCTATTCCTGAAACTGCGCATAAAACTGACATTACGCACCCTCCAACACAGTGACGAGATTTTGTTGTAAGCATGAACCACTGGTTGCATGCGCTAGGCCGCGATCTCCATCACCGGCCATAATACGCTTGGCTACCTCACCCACTCGGATAAGCCCTGCACTCATCAACGGGTGCGCTGCCAAGGCACCGCCCGAAGGATTGATTTTCGTACTTTCCTCTAGGTTTAACGCATCTCTTAGGATTAGCTCCTGATGAGAGTAAGGTGCGTAAATTTCTGCTAAATCGATTTTGTCTTTCCCCACACCGCATTTCTCTGCGGCCAACTTGGTCGAGGTCGAAACCGCTAGGTTCCGAAGACCTGGCTGATGAGCTTCTATTCGATGGTCGATAGACTTCACCCAAACCGGGCGTTTACAAAGTTCACGCGCTTTGTCGGCAGTAGCGATCACCATGGCCGCTCCCCCATCGGTAATGGGCGGACAATCATGTTTACGCAGAGGCGACGCGATGTAAGGCTGAGCCAAAATATCATCGATACTGTGGTCGCCCTTCACTTGTGCGTATGGGTTGCTCTTGGCGTCACTTCGAGATCTCGATGCCACTTGGGCAAAGTCTCGCTCGGTGTATTTCCCAGCATCTAAAAGCGCCTGGGCTTGCAGAGCAGCCAAGCTGATAGCATCTGGTCTCAAAGGCGCAATGCTGTAGGGGTCCATCTGAAGACCCAGAACATCCACCAAATCATTCGCGGTTGATGAATTACCAAAGCTGTAGATCAGCGCCGTGTCCATATCTCCGTGCTGCAGACGAATCCAAGCTTCTTGAAACGCCCAAGCACCGTCCATCTCAACATGGGATTCAGGAATCGGCGGCCAAGCCCCCACTGCATCCAATGCACGTACGAAACTAAACGGAATGCCTGACACATAATCCGTGCTGGCTGAAATCGTGAAGCCCATGTCCTGGCGCTTTAGCTGTGCCATTTCCAAGGCTTCGGTAATCACCGGGGAAACAAGCTCTGTTTCACTCCGGGCGGGCTCTCGCCGCACATTCTTTGCCTGCGCAAATCCAATGATGGCAATCTCTTTCATCAGAGGTGCTCCTTGTACAAGTCAAATGGGGCATCGGGCTCACCGGTGGG from Deltaproteobacteria bacterium carries:
- a CDS encoding thiolase domain-containing protein, which codes for MKEIAIIGFAQAKNVRREPARSETELVSPVITEALEMAQLKRQDMGFTISASTDYVSGIPFSFVRALDAVGAWPPIPESHVEMDGAWAFQEAWIRLQHGDMDTALIYSFGNSSTANDLVDVLGLQMDPYSIAPLRPDAISLAALQAQALLDAGKYTERDFAQVASRSRSDAKSNPYAQVKGDHSIDDILAQPYIASPLRKHDCPPITDGGAAMVIATADKARELCKRPVWVKSIDHRIEAHQPGLRNLAVSTSTKLAAEKCGVGKDKIDLAEIYAPYSHQELILRDALNLEESTKINPSGGALAAHPLMSAGLIRVGEVAKRIMAGDGDRGLAHATSGSCLQQNLVTVLEGA
- a CDS encoding thiolase domain-containing protein, which codes for MSVLCAVSGIGQTKHEACRGDVSIAGLVREAAKRALADAGMTWQDIDAVVLGKAPDMFEGVMMPELYLADALGAVGKPMIRVHTAGSVGGSTALVATSLIQSGQHERVLTVAFEKQSESDAMWALSPTIPFQPPMMAGAGGYFAPLIRAYMGRSDAPEHVGRMVAVKDRTNALKNPNAHLHMPDISMEAVEKSPMLWDPVRYLETCPSSDGACAMVLTSEAVADKLSGKSAWVHAGQMRSEPTLFAGRDQVLPRAGRDCAHALYKEAGLTNPREQIDCAELYVPFSWFEPMWIENLDLADENDGWKLTESGATALGGKFPVNPSGGVLSTNPIGASGMLRFAEAARQVRGQAGDHQVDGAQLAMGHAYGGGSQYFAMWLVGANKP